One genomic region from Candidatus Hydrogenedentota bacterium encodes:
- a CDS encoding exo-alpha-sialidase, which translates to MRKLVALALFLAAPVAWTQPPTPAGYDIVLDVPVEHDDGKFLWFHPRATAVPGKGKDGAPLAVMTLQKHLQVSDFYSELYYMLSEDLGKTWTGPVTIPEFAWRKGPDGEIVAVCDVTPGWHAPTGKVIAIGAQLMYREGGALVEREGRFDQTAYTVFDPEARTWTAWKLIEMPEDPMFAFCRNACSQWIVEPDGSLLLPLYHGRNAKEDYTVSVGRFRFDGTTVSYVEHGNSMSVEGGRGLCEPSMVKHRGRYFLTLRNDARAYVTSGADGLHYDPIKPWTFDDGAELGSYNTQQHWLATENALFLVYTRRGANNDHVMRNRAPLFIAQVDPEALHVLRATERVLIPERGAALGNFGAAAMTPAESWVTVGEGVWNDDARKRGAKGALFVARVLWK; encoded by the coding sequence ATGAGGAAGCTTGTCGCGCTGGCGCTGTTCTTGGCGGCCCCTGTCGCCTGGACGCAGCCCCCGACCCCCGCCGGGTATGACATCGTGCTGGACGTGCCGGTGGAGCACGACGACGGCAAGTTCCTCTGGTTCCACCCGCGTGCGACCGCCGTGCCGGGGAAGGGGAAGGACGGCGCGCCGCTGGCCGTCATGACGCTCCAGAAGCACCTCCAAGTCTCAGACTTCTACTCCGAGCTGTACTACATGCTGTCCGAGGACCTGGGCAAAACCTGGACCGGGCCCGTGACCATCCCCGAGTTCGCCTGGCGCAAGGGACCGGACGGCGAGATCGTCGCCGTGTGCGACGTGACCCCCGGCTGGCACGCGCCGACCGGGAAGGTCATCGCCATCGGCGCGCAGCTCATGTACCGCGAGGGCGGCGCGCTGGTCGAGCGCGAGGGCCGCTTCGACCAGACGGCCTACACGGTCTTCGACCCCGAGGCGCGCACGTGGACCGCCTGGAAGCTCATCGAGATGCCCGAAGACCCCATGTTCGCCTTCTGCCGCAACGCCTGCTCGCAGTGGATCGTCGAGCCTGACGGCTCCCTGCTCCTGCCGCTCTACCACGGACGCAACGCCAAGGAGGACTACACCGTCTCCGTGGGGCGGTTCCGGTTCGACGGGACCACCGTCTCCTACGTTGAGCACGGGAACAGCATGAGCGTTGAGGGCGGGCGCGGGCTCTGCGAACCGTCCATGGTGAAGCACCGGGGGCGCTATTTCCTCACCCTGCGCAACGACGCCCGCGCCTATGTCACCTCCGGCGCCGACGGCCTCCACTACGACCCCATCAAGCCCTGGACCTTTGACGACGGCGCGGAACTGGGCTCCTACAACACCCAGCAGCACTGGCTCGCCACGGAAAACGCCCTCTTCCTCGTCTACACCCGTCGCGGCGCGAACAACGACCACGTCATGCGCAACCGCGCCCCCCTCTTCATCGCCCAGGTGGACCCCGAAGCCCTCCACGTCCTCCGCGCCACCGAGCGCGTCCTCATCCCCGAGCGCGGCGCCGCCCTCGGAAACTTCGGCGCCGCCGCCATGACCCCCGCCGAGTCCTGGGTCACCGTCGGCGAGGGTGTCTGGAACGACGACGCCCGGAAACGCGGCGCCAAAGGCGCGCTCTTCGTGGCAAGAGTGCTCTGGAAGTAG